ATGGCAACCATTTCTAGCGCCTCAACCACGCCGGTCTTCATCAGTTTGATGTTGATAACGTGGGCGGCTCGTTCGTGGGCGATGCGCAGCACCTGCAATGCGCTCGCTGCCGTCTCGTCAGCGGCAAGAGGAGCGCCACCCCACTGCGCGAGCTGGCGCATCCCGGCCCAGTCATCGGCGGGCACCGGCTGCTCGACCAACGCCGGCACGATCTGTTGCAAGCGTAATGCGCCGAGCAGTTCGAGCATTGTTTCGGCGGTCAAACCACCATTACCGTCAAGGATCAGTGGCGCTTCAGGAGCAACGGCCCGGA
Above is a genomic segment from Chloroflexaceae bacterium containing:
- a CDS encoding dipeptide epimerase, which gives rise to GADVREWRAIAGLLRERIGGYGSARCAIETAVLDALTRHYGLPLYVFFGGAGHTLETDMTITTGTVEEAALAALDILDRGIRQIKVKIGGSDLQHDLARITAIRAVAPEAPLILDGNGGLTAETMLELLGALRLQQIVPALVEQPVPADDWAGMRQLAQWGGAPLAADETAASALQVLRIAHERAAHVINIKLMKTGVVEALEMVA